The Anas platyrhynchos isolate ZD024472 breed Pekin duck chromosome 1, IASCAAS_PekinDuck_T2T, whole genome shotgun sequence genomic sequence CAGTCAAACTATGTCTCGGTTACACAAACAATGGGGTGCTGGATGCGCAGCTTTGAAAGGTTTTGTTTACGCTCACGTAACTTGTCAAGGGGCCAGAAGCGGTTTTCCTCGCCGCGttagttaaaataaatagctCTGCGGCTGCAGCCTTTTACCTTGAGCCAGAGACGAGGGGCCCCGAGCTGGTCTGCCCCGCTCACGAGCACAACTCGTGCCGGAGAGCACCACGAAGCTGGCGCTGCCTGGAGGGTGCTCCCCGGGGATGCACATGGGGTGTGCACCCTGGGAAGCACACATCCCATGGGGTGTGCATCCTGGATGCACATACATCCCACGGGATGTGCACCCGCAGGGTGCGTGCCCATCCCACCCTggtgagcagctcccagccGCGTTCGCTCGCGCCCACGGCCGAACTCCCGGCGGCTTGCGAGAGGCACAGGAAGACGCACCAGCTGTGCAATTAGCCCTTTGTTTTCCAACTTGGTGGCTTCATCAACATTTTTAGAGGCGAGATCGCACGCCTCTCTCAGCATCTGACAGTGCTGAACACCAAAATTAATCTAGTTTATCTCGGCTTAGGGGGGCTGTGACCAGAACGATGCGTTTGGACACTAAGACATATGCGAGATGAATTTTAAACTAGGGGCTACTTTAATGCGAGACATTTAAAAACTGCCATGAAAATAAGGTCGAGAGCCCAGACCGTTTACAAGCAGACAGAGCCTTGAACTCGGATGCTAAGAAACGCTCATAATTGGTTCTCAGCTCCTGCCCTCCGGCCTGAAGGAGCCGAAGCCTCAAACCCATCGCGGAATCCAGCCGTGATTCCTGCACCACCGAGGAATCGGGTTGGATTCCCCTCAGCTCATACGTCAAACAGATGGGTTTTAGTCTCGGAACAACCCccagcattactttttttttgaataaccAAGCGTGTATAGAATTTTATCGTCTTCCACCAGGCGTGTATTTTGAAAGAGAATCATTTAAAGCCCGATTTGTAATCGCTCTTCTCACTGGGGAGAAGAGTTTTCACACACAGCATGGGTTTCAGCCAAATTCTGAGCCAGACATCACATTTTCCACGTTAGCGTAATACAGCATATTTCGGGTAAAACCGAAGGACTTTTTGTCACATCGCACGCGGCCGGGCTACCCGGGGCTTCTGCAGGGCGCTAACACACGCCCCGCTTTTTCCTTCGCCTTTTGGGCACAGCCTGCGCTCCGAAACGTCCTGCAAACAAGCCTTTGAAAACAAGAAGCCAACAAACGACCGAACTAATAAATAAGACACGGTAAAGTTACAGTACGTCACGTCTGCCTGAAGTCCCCGGGGCACCGCAGGATCCGTCCCGAGCTCCCCAAAcccggggctggaggggctccTGGGCGCAGGGggcggccgggcggggggcTCCCGGCCGAGTCCGCTGGGTGCCCGGCTCGGGGGGCggccggagcccccccgggggggtgtCGGGGCCGGCGCTAGGCGGAGTTGGAGGCGCTGCGGATGCGGGGGCCGTGGGGCTGCTGcgccaggtgctgctgcttctggcgGGTGGAGCGCACGGCCAGGATGGCCTGGCGGTTCTTGTACTGCACCATCTGCAGCGTGATCGCCGCgttccagccctgctcctgcgcGCACCGAAAGTCGATCTCCTTGCCCTCGGCCATCACCACGGTGAAGTAGACGTACTTGCCCTTCCGCTCCACGCAGTCCACCGTCTTCATGTTGGAGAAGTGCAGCTCCTTGATCTTGGCGGCCGGCTCGGCGcccggcggctgctgctgctgctgctgctgggccggctgctggggctgcggctggggctgctgcttggGGGACGCGAGGAGCAGCCCCTCCTCGGTGAGGATGCAGCGCTTCTtcttccagagctgcagcagcccgtcgctcctcttctccagcacgCCCTCCTTCACCGCCTTGCAGCCGCTCTCCAGCATCCTCCCGGCTCCGCGGGGGCTGGGCTCGGCGGGCGGCAGCCGGCACCAGCCCAGGAGCCGCCGCCGGAGCGCCCCGGCCCGCGGGATGCGGAGCGGCTGCCGCCCGTGGCGCGGCGTGGCTGCGCCCTGCCTCCCcgcctgcctccctcccttcccctcccctcccttctcgCTCCCCTTTTTCAGCTCGCCTCGCCCACCCCGGCCGGAGCGACACCCAGCGGAAAGGGCGGCCCCCGCTGACACGCGGGGAGCCGGCGCCGCCCCGGCACCGCCGGCAAAGGGGGAGCCACAAGGGGAGCCCCCCGAGGCGGCCGGGATGGAGGAGTCGGGGCTCGGCGCTGCCAG encodes the following:
- the PHLDA1 gene encoding pleckstrin homology-like domain family A member 1: MLESGCKAVKEGVLEKRSDGLLQLWKKKRCILTEEGLLLASPKQQPQPQPQQPAQQQQQQQPPGAEPAAKIKELHFSNMKTVDCVERKGKYVYFTVVMAEGKEIDFRCAQEQGWNAAITLQMVQYKNRQAILAVRSTRQKQQHLAQQPHGPRIRSASNSA